The DNA region CCCGGGCTGTCGCCCGCCCGTGCCTGGCGACGGGCCCCCGGGCTGGCGCCCGCCCGTGCCGGGCGACGGGCCCCCGGGCTGGCGCCCGCCCGTGCCTGGCGACGGCCCGGGGGCTCGCCACGCGTGACATCGGCGGACGCAGCGCAAGTGAACAACATGAGTCCGGGTTCGCGGCGGGCACGGGCGGGCGACAGCCCGGGTGCCCGTGCCGCGTGACAGCGGCTGACATCGCGCGAGGGAGCGACATGAACCCAGATTCGCGGCGGGGGCGGGCGTGGCGACAGCCCGGGTGCCCGCCCGGCGTCACAGCGGCGGACGCAGCGCACGTGAACAACATGAGTCCGGGTTCGCGGCGGGCACGGGCGGGCGACAGCCCGGGTGCCCGTGCCAGGTGAATAAATGGACGGGCAGCTGAGGGCGCTCATAGAGCTGCAAAGGTTCGACACCAAGATCGCCGGCCTCGAGACCGAGACGGCCAGGCTGCCGCAGGAGATCGCCCGCCTCCGGGCCGGCCTGGACGAGATGCGCAAGCAGGTGGAGACCGCCCGGGCTGGCCTGGAGGCCGCGCGCAAGGAGACCCGCGCCCGGGAGAAGGACCTGGACGACTCGCAGGTGAAGCGCCAGAAGTTCGAGGCCCAGCTCTACCAGGTCAAGACCAACAAGGAGTACTCGGCCGTCCTCACCGAGATCGAGGAGGTCAAGCAGCAGAAGGCCCGGATCGAGGAGGAGATCCTCACGCTCATGGAGCGCCACGAGCGGCTGGCCGCCGAGATCAAGGAGGCCGAGGGGCGGCTCACGGCCGCCGAGGCCGACGGCGCGGCGGGGGAGAAGGCCCTCCGCGACAAGCTGGCGGCGGTGGAGGCCGAGCTGGCCGTGGTGCGCGGCGAGCGGGACACGGTGGCCCGGGAGCTGCCGGCCAACGTCCTCGCCGACTACGAGCGGCTGCTCCGGGGCCGCGGGGGGCTGGCACTGACGGTGGTGACGCTGCCCAATCTCTGCTCCGGCTGCCGGATGACCATCACCCCACAGCGCCTCCAGGAGCTCAAGCAGCAGAACGCCCCCATCCCCTGCGAGTCCTGCGGGCGGTACCTCTACTGGCCCGCCTGAGTCCCGCCGCGGCCGGCGTCACCCGCATCACCCTCTACACCGACGGCGCGTGCCTGGGCAATCCGGGTCCCGGGGGCTGGGGCGCCATCATCATCGACGGTGAGACGGAGCGCGAGCTGTCCGGCGCCGAGGCCTCTTCCACCAACCAGCGCATGGAGCTCACCGCCGTCATCGAGGGGCTCCGCGCGCTCCCGGGCCGCCGCCGCGTGGCCGTCTACAGCGACAGCGCCTACGTCGTCAACTGCTTCCGCGACCGCTGGTGGGTGCGCTGGCGCCAGAACGGCTGGCGGACCGCGCAGAAGAAGCCCGTGGAGAACCGCGACCTCTGGGAGGCGCTCCTGTCGCTGGCCGAGCGGCACGATGTCCAGTGGCACAAGGTCGCGGGCCATGCCGGCGACCCCCTCAACGAGCGCGCGGACCGGCTGGCCACTGCCGCCATCGAGCGCATGCAGACAGGCTCGCGATGAAGGCGACACCGGCCTAGGAGGGGGGCATGGCGCGACCGGGCAAGGCTTCGCGCCGTCTGCCGGCGGCCGCCGCCGCTCCCGAGAGCAGCGCCGTCCTCTCCTTCGACCGCGGCTCGTTGCGCCTGGAGGCGCCCCGGACGGCGCGCGTCCCGGCCTACCTCGTCTGGGACGAGCGGGTGGGCGCCTGGCGCACCGAGGCGCTCCAGCACGCCCGCCTGCGCGAGGATGCGGCCCGGTACCGGCTCTCCCTCGACGACCAGGCTGAGCGCTTCTTCGACTGCCCTCCGCTGCACCCGTCGCTGCCGCCACTGCGGCCGGACCAGGAGGCAGCCATCCTCGCCTGGGAAGAGGCCGGCGGGCGCGGCGTCATCGTCAAGCCCACAGGCACCGGCAAGACCGAGATCGCGCTGTCCATCATCGCCCGCCACCGCGTCTCGGCCCTGGTCGTGGCGCCGCTCCGCGACCTCATGTACCAGTGGCAGCGCCGCATCCGCCAGGGGCTCGGCTTCGACGCGGGCGTGCTCGGCGACGGGCGCCGGGAGATCTGGCC from Candidatus Rokuibacteriota bacterium includes:
- the rnhA gene encoding ribonuclease HI, with amino-acid sequence MSPAAAGVTRITLYTDGACLGNPGPGGWGAIIIDGETERELSGAEASSTNQRMELTAVIEGLRALPGRRRVAVYSDSAYVVNCFRDRWWVRWRQNGWRTAQKKPVENRDLWEALLSLAERHDVQWHKVAGHAGDPLNERADRLATAAIERMQTGSR